A region of the Paenibacillus sp. J23TS9 genome:
AAAACATTTTCGGAAATTGGGAACGAATTATATTCATTAGGGGTAATGCCTAAAAGGGCTGAAAGCAAGAACTGGAGCGCGAGCTCATTAGGTAAAATTTTATCTTCGGAGTTATATATCGGAACATACTATTACAACAGAAGAAAAACAAAAAAAATTAAAGGGGAACGGACAAAAGCAGGAAACCCAAAGAAAACGTACTCCATCAGAGAAAAATCTGAATGGCTATCAATCGATGTTCCTCCGATTATTGATGAAGGTACGTTTGAACTAGCACAGCAACAAAAACAAAAAAACTTCACCAGAAAAGGTAAGAATGTAAAGAATCAATATCTATTAAAATCCATTGTTAGGTGCGCAAAATGCGGAAGAATTTGGAATGGGACAACTTATCCATCGAAAAAGGGCGGTGAGATGATGGGGTACCCAGTCTACAGATGCCCCAATAAGTATCCTAAAAAATATGGTGGAGATGTTGAAAGGTGTCCTGCTCCGACAATCAGAGCCGATATTCTTGATAGCTTTGTTTGGCAAATGATCGCTGATGCATTGAAACGCCCAGATGAAATAAAAGATTTCCTAACCAGCGGGGATAATAATGCAATAGCTGAATTTCAGAATATCATCGAGGTATACAGCGACCAATTAAGCAAAAAAGAACAAGAACGCGAAAAAATAAAACTGATGTTCCGTAAGGATCTAATAAGTGAAGCAGAGTTTGAACAGGATATGACCGGTATTAATAAAGAGATTGCAAAGATCGAAGCAGACATACGATCTGCCGAGGATAAGAGATCAAAGCTCAGCAGACAGTCGCTCTCTAAAGAAAAGATCAAGGAGAGTATTGACCAATATTACGAGATCCTGAACCAAGATAATTTAGAATTTGAAGAAAAGAGAAAAATCCTTGATATGCTCGTCGATGAAATAGTGCTGAATTACGATGAGGATAAGGATGAGTTCACATTGACTCTGGTCGGGTATCTGAGCAAAATCAGTACCTACGGCATTGATAGAGGTGACCTTGTATTGACTACACATTGTCAAGAAGTTCGACAACACGGGAGAAGATCTGGAGGATCTGATCTCGATCGGAACGATCGGCCTGATCAAAGCGATTGAAAGCTTTCAGCCGAATAAAGGTACGAAGCTGGCTACCTTCGCAGCCCGATGTATTGAGAACGAGATACTTATGCACTTGCGTTCCCTGAAGAAAACGAGAAAAGATGTGTCTCTCCATGATCCGATTGGAACTGACAAGGAAGGCAACGAAATCACATTAATTGATATCCTCGGCAGTGAAGCCGATGATGTGGCGGATATGGTACAACTTAAAATTGAGAAGAGCAAGATCTACCGCAACCTCGACATCTTGGATGAACGCGAGCAGGAGGTCATCAAAGGCCGATTCGGCCTGGAGCATGGCGGCGAGGAGCGGACGCAGCGGGAAATTGCCAAGGAGCTCGGCATCAGCCGCAGCTACGTGTCCCGCATTGAAAAGAGAGCACTGATGAAGCTCTATCACGAGTTTTATAAGGCGAAGGGCTGAGTACTTAAAGGATTAATTCCCAGATTATATTTTTGATTTGAGTTAGGAGAAACCCTCCTAATATAAAGGCCACTGGCTGCTGCCTGTGGCTTTTATATGTGAGGATATAGGAAATTAGCAGCTCTGTGTTTGCTCGGATGAGGTTCTTCAATCTCATTTCATTTAAAATATAACGTATTAAGGTTTGTACACTATCTGGTTGAATGATTAACCAAATTTGACTTTTTTTTCTTGATGGGGTTTTATCAGTATATAGCATCTTTTGAAAACGCTAACGTCTACCTGTAATGAAAAGAGGTGAGCCCCTGGCTTTCGGATTCATTTCAAGCATGAAAAAGGAGGCACGATATGCAAAACCAATCCGAAGAAATTGTGAAGAGAAAAACCGCGCTCATTACGGGTGGCAGCCGTGGAATCGGACGGGGAATCGCCCTGGCGCTGGCTGAAGCCGGCTATGAAATTATGATCACTCATTATCAGGATGATGTGGCGGCGGATCAAACTGCGGAGGAAATTGCCCATCTGTCCGGTTGGGTATGCACCGTACGCGAGGGTGATCTGAGGGATGCAAAAGAAGCGGAAAGAACGGTAGCGGAAGCGATTCAGGTAATGGGACATATCGATGTCCTCATCAATAATGCGGGCATTGGAATGTATTCCTCCATAACCGAGTTACCGTTGGAACATCTGGATTTTACGATGCAGCTGAACTTCCGTGCTCCGATGCTGCTGATGCGGGAGGCTTCCAAGCAAATGATCGAGGCGGGACGCGGGGGCAATATCATTAATATCATTTCAACGCATGCGGAGCGGGCTTACCCGGGAGATGCTGTGTATGGAGGGCTCAAAGCCGCGCTGAAACGGGCGACGGAATCCGTAGCGTTGGATCTTTCTCCATATGGAATCCGAGTCAATTGCATTGCACCCGGAGGAATTCTCGTGAGGGAACGTGAGCCTCTCCATGATCATGTGGGCGCCACGATTCCACTCGGAAGAATTGGTGTGCCGGAAGACATTGGGCAGGCGGCGTTGTGGTTGGTTTCGGAGCATGCCTCCTATATAACAGGCATTACGATCCGGATCGACGGCGGTTTGATTCTACCGGGTATGCCTGAGGACGGCGAAGCCTCTTGGGGATATCGAAAAGTCAGACCCTTTCGGGTAAATTGAAATCTAGCAACCGATTAAAAAGCGGCAGGGCTCCGAATGACCGGGCAGCTGCCGCTTTTTAGCAAGTCTTCGCTTAGATCATCTGCTCCGGAGATAGAAAACCGGGAGTGCGAGGCATGCGTTGTTTAATGTGTTCCAGGGTTCGCTTGGACACCGTAATGGTGCGGGGATAAGCAAATTCATCACGGAAATGCAGTGTGTTGCCGTCGATATTTGTAATTTTGTTCACATTGACGTAGAGGTTTGATGCAGCACGTACAAAATTGGGCAGGGATTTCATCGAAGTTTGTTCGGCGGCGGATAATCTCTTTTTTATAATGTAATTCCTGCCGTGAAAAATAACCTGCTCCTGACTTCCCGTCTTGAAGAAAAAAGCATCGGTGACCGGATCAAAATTCTGATACTCGTTCATCACCTTATCGGTTTGGTTCATCTTTCAAAAGCCCCCTTTAGAAGATGATAGCTGTTAGCGCTTTCATTTTAACATATTTCCGAGCAGGATATCATACTTTTTTTGTGAAATTTATTAATTTTTTTGTAGGCTTGGACAAAAAAAGCTTATAATCGCATGACATGAGGGAGGTTGTGATGTATGAACTCAACTACGGTTCTTAATATTGTTGGGATTTCAGGGAGCTTGAGAAATAAATCCTCCAATACAAATCTGCTGCGTGCCTTATCAGAGCTGGCACCTGAGAATATGAAAATATCTATCTTTGACGGGATTGGAGACTTGCCGCATTTTAATCCGGAACTGGATGATGAGCCGCCTGCTTCGGTAACACGTTTCAGAGAACAGATGAAAGAAGCTGACGGATTAATCATAAGCACACCGGAATATGCGCATGGAATCCCGGGTGTATTGAAAAATGCACTGGATTGGCTCGTTCCATCAGGAGAATTATATGAAAAGCCGCTGATGGTCCTTAGTGCCTCACCACTGGAGACCGGCGGAGAAAAAGCGCATGATTCCCTCCTCTTAACCCTGCTTATGATGACAGCGCGGATCACTCCCGGTGGATCGCTATGCATCCCTTTCATTAATAAGAAGATCAATACAGAGTATGAAGTCTCTGATGAGCTTCTCAGAGAGAAGCTAATGACAATGCTCAATCAGTTGGGACAGGCGGCGAAGGAGTAAGTAAGCTCTTCTCAGGGAGTGTTATAGATTTGCATTTTTCAATTGCAACCAGATCATGCAAAAGCCTGCGGCTTTCTCCATAAACGGAGATGGCTCGCAGGCTTTTAATTTTACGAAGGATTCTTTTTATGCGTTTTCCAAAATCGTATTCAGGGTGGTCTGATCCAGACCTTTCACGAGCTTGATCAAAAGCTCTTTGGCTGCATCGTAGTCATCCGTGTGGATGATGGAGGATGATGTATGAATGTACCGCGAGCAGATTCCAATAACGGTTGACGGAACGCCGATTCCGCTCAAATGCACTTGGCCGGCATCGGTACCGCCTTGAGATACAAAGTATTGATATTTGACCTTGTGCGTATCGGCAGTATCCTGAACGTATTCAACCAGGCCACGATGTGTCAGCATGGAAGGGTCGAAAATACGGAGCAGCACACCTTCCCCGATATGGCCAAAAGAGCTCTTGTCCCCAGTCATGTCGTTGGCTGCACTAGCATCCAGAGCAAAGAAAATATCAGGCTGAATCATATTGGCGGCGGTACGAGCCCCGCGCAGACCCAGCTCTTCCTGTACGGTTGCACCACAGTACAAGGTATTCGGAAGCTTTTCCTTATGAAGAGCTTCCAGCAATTCTACGGCAAGACCTACACCATAGCGGTTGTCCCATGCTTTGGCCATAATCTTTTTGGGATTGGCAAGCGGTGTGAAATCGCAAATCGGCACGATTTGTTGGCCTGGGCGGATACCGA
Encoded here:
- a CDS encoding NADPH-dependent FMN reductase, encoding MNSTTVLNIVGISGSLRNKSSNTNLLRALSELAPENMKISIFDGIGDLPHFNPELDDEPPASVTRFREQMKEADGLIISTPEYAHGIPGVLKNALDWLVPSGELYEKPLMVLSASPLETGGEKAHDSLLLTLLMMTARITPGGSLCIPFINKKINTEYEVSDELLREKLMTMLNQLGQAAKE
- a CDS encoding LytTR family transcriptional regulator DNA-binding domain-containing protein, producing the protein MNQTDKVMNEYQNFDPVTDAFFFKTGSQEQVIFHGRNYIIKKRLSAAEQTSMKSLPNFVRAASNLYVNVNKITNIDGNTLHFRDEFAYPRTITVSKRTLEHIKQRMPRTPGFLSPEQMI
- a CDS encoding M42 family metallopeptidase gives rise to the protein MDQKTMDMFRKLTEFSAASGFEKELRAYVKEMITPYTDEFVQDRLGSLFGVLRGDEQGPKVMVAGHFDEVGFMVTGISETGMVRFQPLGGWWSQAVLAQRLKIMTPNGPVIGVVGSIPTHLLDESQRNKPVDIKSMYIDVGADNREDAESFGIRPGQQIVPICDFTPLANPKKIMAKAWDNRYGVGLAVELLEALHKEKLPNTLYCGATVQEELGLRGARTAANMIQPDIFFALDASAANDMTGDKSSFGHIGEGVLLRIFDPSMLTHRGLVEYVQDTADTHKVKYQYFVSQGGTDAGQVHLSGIGVPSTVIGICSRYIHTSSSIIHTDDYDAAKELLIKLVKGLDQTTLNTILENA
- a CDS encoding SDR family NAD(P)-dependent oxidoreductase; the encoded protein is MQNQSEEIVKRKTALITGGSRGIGRGIALALAEAGYEIMITHYQDDVAADQTAEEIAHLSGWVCTVREGDLRDAKEAERTVAEAIQVMGHIDVLINNAGIGMYSSITELPLEHLDFTMQLNFRAPMLLMREASKQMIEAGRGGNIINIISTHAERAYPGDAVYGGLKAALKRATESVALDLSPYGIRVNCIAPGGILVREREPLHDHVGATIPLGRIGVPEDIGQAALWLVSEHASYITGITIRIDGGLILPGMPEDGEASWGYRKVRPFRVN
- a CDS encoding recombinase family protein; the protein is MKSAAIYVRVSTGLQAVDGSSLETQQDLCINKCLGMGFTLNELKVYREEGFTGEDIERPEMSRLRDDVAEGKYTHVVCVHPDRFTRDLTDKLTLCREFEKKDVELVFVDTEYVNTPEGQLFFNLMSSIAQYESAQIKKRTVRGRLNAVNKNKVMPMRISPYGYDLVNGALVVNEYEAKFVKLIFQWYVYDKKTFSEIGNELYSLGVMPKRAESKNWSASSLGKILSSELYIGTYYYNRRKTKKIKGERTKAGNPKKTYSIREKSEWLSIDVPPIIDEGTFELAQQQKQKNFTRKGKNVKNQYLLKSIVRCAKCGRIWNGTTYPSKKGGEMMGYPVYRCPNKYPKKYGGDVERCPAPTIRADILDSFVWQMIADALKRPDEIKDFLTSGDNNAIAEFQNIIEVYSDQLSKKEQEREKIKLMFRKDLISEAEFEQDMTGINKEIAKIEADIRSAEDKRSKLSRQSLSKEKIKESIDQYYEILNQDNLEFEEKRKILDMLVDEIVLNYDEDKDEFTLTLVGYLSKISTYGIDRGDLVLTTHCQEVRQHGRRSGGSDLDRNDRPDQSD
- the sigK gene encoding RNA polymerase sporulation sigma factor SigK, whose protein sequence is MVKKFDNTGEDLEDLISIGTIGLIKAIESFQPNKGTKLATFAARCIENEILMHLRSLKKTRKDVSLHDPIGTDKEGNEITLIDILGSEADDVADMVQLKIEKSKIYRNLDILDEREQEVIKGRFGLEHGGEERTQREIAKELGISRSYVSRIEKRALMKLYHEFYKAKG